The following are encoded together in the Xiphophorus hellerii strain 12219 chromosome 3, Xiphophorus_hellerii-4.1, whole genome shotgun sequence genome:
- the trmt11 gene encoding tRNA (guanine(10)-N(2))-methyltransferase TRMT11 isoform X1, with translation MAASGSKSCLQYLFHLAHDHLDFRLPEIKALLALRLKPFHPCGNFKEQSPFWCLDCLSEEDVCTVMARSVCAKSAFELWGHGRTHSELRTSLLNYPPDKMSPYMQKGSSYRINVYTFNKTLLFEDRIKKIDAMDYLPFEGNVSLKNPQHIFCLLEDYGTDPNNIPEYPNYIYFGRWIADGQRELIRSYSVKNRHFIGNTSMDAGLSFIMANHAMAKDSDLVFDPFVGTGSLLVACSHFGAYVCGTDIDYNTIHGKGRSSRKNQKWRGPDENIRANLRQYGKEDMYVDVMVSDASKPVWRNAALFDAIITDPPYGIRESTRRTGSHKDTIKSPDGLYAESHVPVSQAYHLSDIFTDLLSFSAHHLVLGGRLVYWLPVHRPEYCEEMVPLHPCLLLISNCEQTLSSHTSRRLITMEKIKEPERKTTLPPVIDLFDLFYTGTGQPGSSFRPPLHPLPGTQRLQREVFQWTKQKVWQGRHEIRRQWKVKTQRPY, from the exons ATGGCCGCCTCCGGTAGCAAATCATGCCTCCAATATCTCTTCCATCTGGCTCATGACCATCTGGATTTTAGGTTACCG GAGATTAAGGCTCTGCTGGCTCTCCGACTGAAACCATTCCATCCCTGCGGAAACTTTAAagagcag TCTCCTTTCTGGTGCTTGGACTGCTTGTCGGAGGAAGATGTTTGCACCGTGATGGCCAGATCTGTTTGTGCAAA GTCTGCATTTGAGCTCTGGGGCCATGGACGAACACACAGTGAACTCAGGACATCCCTGTTAAACTACCCACCAGACAAAATG AGTCCGTACATGCAGAAAGGCTCTTCGTACAGAATAAATGTCTACACcttcaataaaacattgttgTTTGAGGACAGAATTAAAAAGATTGAT GCCATGGATTATCTTCCCTTTGAAGGCAACGTGAGCCTGAAGAACCCTCAGCACATCTTCTGTTTGTTGGAGGACTATGGCACCGACCCCAACAACATCCCTGAGTATCCAAACTACATCTACTTTGGCAGATGG ATAGCAGACGGTCAGCGGGAACTGATTCGCTCCTACAGCGTGAAGAACAGACATTTCATCGGGAACACCAGCATGGACGCCGGCCTGTCGTTCATCATGGCCAACCACGCAATGGCCAAAGACAGCGACCTTGTTTTTGACCCATTTGTAGGCACAG GGAGCCTTTTGGTTGCGTGTTCTCATTTTGGAGCGTACGTGTGTGGAACAGACATCGATTACAACACTATTCACGGaaaag GCCGGTCCAGTCGTAAAAACCAGAAATGGAGAGGACCCGATGAGAACATCCGAGCCAACCTCCGGCAGTACGGAAAAGAGGACATGTATGTGGACGTGATGGTGTCTGACGCGTCCAAGCCGGTGTGGAGGAACGCAGCTCTGTTTGACGCCATCATCACTGACC ctccaTACGGGATTAGAGAGTCAACCAGAAGGACTGGCTCCCATAAGGACACCATTAAATCCCCTGATGGGCT ATACGCAGAGTCCCACGTACCTGTCTCACAGGCGTACCACCTGAGTGACATCTTTACAGATCTGTTAAGCTTCTCCGCCCACCATCTTGTCTTGGGTGGGAGGCTTGTCTATTGGCTGCCTGTACACAGGCCAGA GTACTGCGAGGAGATGGTTCCTCTTCATCCTTGCCTTCTTCTCATCAGTAACTGCGAGCAGACGCTCTCCAGCCACACGTCACGGCGGCTAATCACCATGGAAAAAATTAAGGAGCCAGAG agaaaaacaacattacCACCTGTCATAGACCTCTTTGACCTTTTTTATACAG GAACTGGACAGCCTGGCTCATCTTTCAGACCCCCGCTTCATCCCCTACCAGGGACACAACGCCTTCAGAGAGAGGTATTTCAGTGGACTAAACAAAAGGTCTGGCAGGGACGACACGAAATCAGACGTCAGTGGAAAGTGAAGACACAAAGGCCCTACTAA
- the trmt11 gene encoding tRNA (guanine(10)-N(2))-methyltransferase TRMT11 isoform X3 has translation MARSVCAKSAFELWGHGRTHSELRTSLLNYPPDKMSPYMQKGSSYRINVYTFNKTLLFEDRIKKIDAMDYLPFEGNVSLKNPQHIFCLLEDYGTDPNNIPEYPNYIYFGRWIADGQRELIRSYSVKNRHFIGNTSMDAGLSFIMANHAMAKDSDLVFDPFVGTGSLLVACSHFGAYVCGTDIDYNTIHGKGRSSRKNQKWRGPDENIRANLRQYGKEDMYVDVMVSDASKPVWRNAALFDAIITDPPYGIRESTRRTGSHKDTIKSPDGLYAESHVPVSQAYHLSDIFTDLLSFSAHHLVLGGRLVYWLPVHRPEYCEEMVPLHPCLLLISNCEQTLSSHTSRRLITMEKIKEPERKTTLPPVIDLFDLFYTGTGQPGSSFRPPLHPLPGTQRLQREVFQWTKQKVWQGRHEIRRQWKVKTQRPY, from the exons ATGGCCAGATCTGTTTGTGCAAA GTCTGCATTTGAGCTCTGGGGCCATGGACGAACACACAGTGAACTCAGGACATCCCTGTTAAACTACCCACCAGACAAAATG AGTCCGTACATGCAGAAAGGCTCTTCGTACAGAATAAATGTCTACACcttcaataaaacattgttgTTTGAGGACAGAATTAAAAAGATTGAT GCCATGGATTATCTTCCCTTTGAAGGCAACGTGAGCCTGAAGAACCCTCAGCACATCTTCTGTTTGTTGGAGGACTATGGCACCGACCCCAACAACATCCCTGAGTATCCAAACTACATCTACTTTGGCAGATGG ATAGCAGACGGTCAGCGGGAACTGATTCGCTCCTACAGCGTGAAGAACAGACATTTCATCGGGAACACCAGCATGGACGCCGGCCTGTCGTTCATCATGGCCAACCACGCAATGGCCAAAGACAGCGACCTTGTTTTTGACCCATTTGTAGGCACAG GGAGCCTTTTGGTTGCGTGTTCTCATTTTGGAGCGTACGTGTGTGGAACAGACATCGATTACAACACTATTCACGGaaaag GCCGGTCCAGTCGTAAAAACCAGAAATGGAGAGGACCCGATGAGAACATCCGAGCCAACCTCCGGCAGTACGGAAAAGAGGACATGTATGTGGACGTGATGGTGTCTGACGCGTCCAAGCCGGTGTGGAGGAACGCAGCTCTGTTTGACGCCATCATCACTGACC ctccaTACGGGATTAGAGAGTCAACCAGAAGGACTGGCTCCCATAAGGACACCATTAAATCCCCTGATGGGCT ATACGCAGAGTCCCACGTACCTGTCTCACAGGCGTACCACCTGAGTGACATCTTTACAGATCTGTTAAGCTTCTCCGCCCACCATCTTGTCTTGGGTGGGAGGCTTGTCTATTGGCTGCCTGTACACAGGCCAGA GTACTGCGAGGAGATGGTTCCTCTTCATCCTTGCCTTCTTCTCATCAGTAACTGCGAGCAGACGCTCTCCAGCCACACGTCACGGCGGCTAATCACCATGGAAAAAATTAAGGAGCCAGAG agaaaaacaacattacCACCTGTCATAGACCTCTTTGACCTTTTTTATACAG GAACTGGACAGCCTGGCTCATCTTTCAGACCCCCGCTTCATCCCCTACCAGGGACACAACGCCTTCAGAGAGAGGTATTTCAGTGGACTAAACAAAAGGTCTGGCAGGGACGACACGAAATCAGACGTCAGTGGAAAGTGAAGACACAAAGGCCCTACTAA
- the trmt11 gene encoding tRNA (guanine(10)-N(2))-methyltransferase TRMT11 isoform X2, whose product MAASGSKSCLQYLFHLAHDHLDFRLPEIKALLALRLKPFHPCGNFKEQSPFWCLDCLSEEDVCTVMARSVCAKSAFELWGHGRTHSELRTSLLNYPPDKMSPYMQKGSSYRINVYTFNKTLLFEDRIKKIDAMDYLPFEGNVSLKNPQHIFCLLEDYGTDPNNIPEYPNYIYFGRWIADGQRELIRSYSVKNRHFIGNTSMDAGLSFIMANHAMAKDSDLVFDPFVGTGSLLVACSHFGAYVCGTDIDYNTIHGKGRSSRKNQKWRGPDENIRANLRQYGKEDMYVDVMVSDASKPVWRNAALFDAIITDPPYGIRESTRRTGSHKDTIKSPDGLYAESHVPVSQAYHLSDIFTDLLSFSAHHLVLGGRLVYWLPVHRPEYCEEMVPLHPCLLLISNCEQTLSSHTSRRLITMEKIKEPEELDSLAHLSDPRFIPYQGHNAFRERYFSGLNKRSGRDDTKSDVSGK is encoded by the exons ATGGCCGCCTCCGGTAGCAAATCATGCCTCCAATATCTCTTCCATCTGGCTCATGACCATCTGGATTTTAGGTTACCG GAGATTAAGGCTCTGCTGGCTCTCCGACTGAAACCATTCCATCCCTGCGGAAACTTTAAagagcag TCTCCTTTCTGGTGCTTGGACTGCTTGTCGGAGGAAGATGTTTGCACCGTGATGGCCAGATCTGTTTGTGCAAA GTCTGCATTTGAGCTCTGGGGCCATGGACGAACACACAGTGAACTCAGGACATCCCTGTTAAACTACCCACCAGACAAAATG AGTCCGTACATGCAGAAAGGCTCTTCGTACAGAATAAATGTCTACACcttcaataaaacattgttgTTTGAGGACAGAATTAAAAAGATTGAT GCCATGGATTATCTTCCCTTTGAAGGCAACGTGAGCCTGAAGAACCCTCAGCACATCTTCTGTTTGTTGGAGGACTATGGCACCGACCCCAACAACATCCCTGAGTATCCAAACTACATCTACTTTGGCAGATGG ATAGCAGACGGTCAGCGGGAACTGATTCGCTCCTACAGCGTGAAGAACAGACATTTCATCGGGAACACCAGCATGGACGCCGGCCTGTCGTTCATCATGGCCAACCACGCAATGGCCAAAGACAGCGACCTTGTTTTTGACCCATTTGTAGGCACAG GGAGCCTTTTGGTTGCGTGTTCTCATTTTGGAGCGTACGTGTGTGGAACAGACATCGATTACAACACTATTCACGGaaaag GCCGGTCCAGTCGTAAAAACCAGAAATGGAGAGGACCCGATGAGAACATCCGAGCCAACCTCCGGCAGTACGGAAAAGAGGACATGTATGTGGACGTGATGGTGTCTGACGCGTCCAAGCCGGTGTGGAGGAACGCAGCTCTGTTTGACGCCATCATCACTGACC ctccaTACGGGATTAGAGAGTCAACCAGAAGGACTGGCTCCCATAAGGACACCATTAAATCCCCTGATGGGCT ATACGCAGAGTCCCACGTACCTGTCTCACAGGCGTACCACCTGAGTGACATCTTTACAGATCTGTTAAGCTTCTCCGCCCACCATCTTGTCTTGGGTGGGAGGCTTGTCTATTGGCTGCCTGTACACAGGCCAGA GTACTGCGAGGAGATGGTTCCTCTTCATCCTTGCCTTCTTCTCATCAGTAACTGCGAGCAGACGCTCTCCAGCCACACGTCACGGCGGCTAATCACCATGGAAAAAATTAAGGAGCCAGAG GAACTGGACAGCCTGGCTCATCTTTCAGACCCCCGCTTCATCCCCTACCAGGGACACAACGCCTTCAGAGAGAGGTATTTCAGTGGACTAAACAAAAGGTCTGGCAGGGACGACACGAAATCAGACGTCAGTGGAAAGTGA